One genomic segment of Aulosira sp. FACHB-615 includes these proteins:
- a CDS encoding filamentous hemagglutinin N-terminal domain-containing protein yields the protein MKLNLANLGLIGAVYILAMGNSHAQAEVKPDGTLGTAVSPGSGSNSYNITGGTAVGNNLFHSFQQFSIPTGGSATFNTTSGIQNIFSRVTGGDVSYINGSIKTNSGVNLFLLNPAGIIFGDKARLNVGGSFIGTTANSIKFADGNEFSTNATISPVLTMSVPIGLQMGQNPAAIQVQASTIPLQVPTNKTLALVGGDVSISGRTLSTPQGRIELGAVDGGTVSLTSNNLGWSLGYQDVQNFRDITLSQQSLLSTGGNGEINIWGASLTLSGGSRVSVQNNTNVNKPGKISVHTSELLTVTGDNTSGNTTSAIRAGAFGTGMVANIEIFTKDLIANNGGIILTNNSGTSVGGGNITVNASGTIQVAGVGKRPSNRSGISGLTFFSGKGGNVNVSTNKLVILDGAVVTTSTIFTGAAGNLTVNAAESIHVSGFETASTSFAPSSLSSSTLGAGNSGNLTVNTAKLSVHHGARVEASSYASGNAGNVILNASESVEVAGKPAQSFLIPSFIGSSTVQQAGSSRVLTGNSGDVHITTQQLRVADGGLVNVRNDGTGNAGKVGIDANFVMLDTQGAITATTQVGEGGNIIVNANTLLMRHNSAINATSGSVGNGGNITINAPIIFALENSDIVANAVQGRGGNIAITTHGVFGLKYSPQVTAESDITASSQFGVNGTVEVNNVGVDPNSGLVELPVNFSDPSQKIATGCADTSNSSFVATGRGGIPQNPTEELSSDRTWSDVRDISAFNTKQPVQAKMPKPQAVLVQATGWRRNAQGKIELIANQSPTQVQTALTCAATPQN from the coding sequence ATGAAATTAAATCTTGCTAACTTAGGCTTAATTGGTGCAGTCTACATCTTGGCTATGGGTAACAGTCATGCTCAGGCAGAAGTCAAACCTGATGGTACTCTCGGCACTGCTGTGTCTCCTGGGTCTGGAAGTAATAGTTACAACATCACTGGCGGTACGGCTGTTGGCAATAATTTATTTCATAGCTTTCAGCAATTCTCTATCCCTACAGGCGGTTCTGCCACTTTCAATACTACTTCTGGCATCCAAAACATTTTTAGCCGGGTGACTGGTGGTGATGTTTCCTACATTAACGGTTCCATCAAAACTAATAGCGGTGTGAATCTGTTTTTGCTCAACCCGGCAGGAATTATCTTTGGGGACAAAGCTCGTTTAAATGTAGGTGGTTCGTTTATCGGCACAACAGCAAATAGCATCAAATTTGCAGATGGCAATGAGTTTAGCACCAACGCAACAATTTCTCCTGTGTTAACCATGAGTGTACCCATTGGTTTACAGATGGGGCAGAATCCAGCCGCAATCCAAGTTCAAGCTTCTACAATCCCACTGCAAGTCCCGACAAACAAAACCTTAGCATTAGTTGGCGGAGATGTTTCAATAAGTGGCCGTACTCTTTCCACTCCTCAAGGAAGAATTGAACTCGGTGCTGTTGATGGTGGAACTGTCAGCCTCACTTCTAATAATCTAGGCTGGAGCCTTGGTTATCAAGATGTGCAGAATTTTCGGGACATTACTCTATCTCAGCAATCTTTACTTTCTACAGGTGGAAATGGCGAAATTAACATCTGGGGTGCGAGTTTAACCTTGAGTGGTGGTTCTCGTGTGTCGGTGCAGAATAATACCAATGTCAATAAACCAGGTAAGATTTCGGTTCATACATCGGAATTACTTACAGTCACTGGTGATAATACTAGTGGCAATACGACCAGTGCAATTAGAGCAGGTGCTTTTGGTACTGGGATGGTAGCCAATATTGAAATATTTACTAAAGATTTGATTGCCAATAATGGCGGCATAATTTTGACAAATAATTCTGGTACTTCTGTAGGCGGAGGTAATATTACGGTCAATGCCTCTGGAACAATTCAAGTAGCAGGTGTAGGCAAAAGACCAAGTAATCGTAGTGGCATTTCTGGTTTGACTTTTTTTTCTGGGAAAGGTGGAAATGTCAATGTTTCTACAAATAAATTAGTGATTTTAGATGGTGCTGTGGTGACAACTTCCACAATTTTCACGGGTGCGGCGGGAAATTTGACAGTCAACGCCGCCGAATCTATCCACGTCTCTGGTTTTGAAACTGCTTCAACTAGTTTTGCGCCTAGTTCCTTGAGTTCTTCAACTTTGGGTGCGGGTAATTCTGGTAACTTAACTGTGAATACAGCTAAATTGTCGGTTCATCATGGGGCAAGAGTTGAAGCTTCTTCTTATGCTAGTGGCAATGCTGGCAATGTCATTCTCAATGCTTCCGAGTCAGTGGAAGTTGCTGGTAAGCCAGCACAATCTTTCTTAATTCCAAGTTTTATCGGTTCATCAACTGTGCAGCAAGCTGGTTCCTCAAGAGTGTTGACTGGGAATAGTGGAGATGTGCATATTACAACCCAGCAGTTGCGGGTGGCTGATGGTGGATTAGTGAATGTCAGGAATGATGGTACAGGTAATGCAGGAAAAGTTGGGATTGATGCTAACTTTGTGATGTTAGATACTCAGGGTGCTATTACTGCAACTACACAAGTTGGCGAAGGTGGTAATATCATTGTCAATGCTAATACTTTATTGATGCGCCATAATAGTGCCATCAACGCCACATCAGGTAGTGTAGGTAATGGCGGTAATATTACGATTAACGCACCAATTATTTTTGCTTTAGAAAACAGTGATATTGTAGCTAATGCGGTGCAAGGCAGAGGTGGGAACATTGCCATTACAACTCACGGAGTTTTCGGATTAAAATATAGTCCCCAAGTGACAGCAGAAAGCGATATCACTGCTAGTTCACAATTTGGGGTAAATGGTACGGTGGAAGTGAATAATGTTGGTGTTGACCCCAATTCGGGTTTAGTAGAATTACCAGTAAATTTCAGCGATCCATCTCAAAAAATTGCTACAGGGTGTGCTGATACTAGTAATAGTAGTTTTGTTGCTACAGGAAGGGGTGGCATACCGCAAAACCCCACAGAGGAATTGAGTAGCGATCGCACTTGGTCTGATGTCCGTGATATCTCTGCATTCAACACCAAACAACCAGTACAAGCAAAAATGCCAAAACCCCAAGCAGTTCTTGTCCAAGCAACTGGCTGGCGACGTAACGCTCAAGGCAAAATTGAATTAATTGCCAATCAATCTCCCACTCAGGTACAAACAGCATTAACCTGTGCTGCTACACCTCAAAATTAA
- a CDS encoding S-layer family protein translates to MKLTFVGFGVLSVISLFAVYNNSVHAQVTPDNTLKTLVESSGNSYSIKDGTRVGNNLFHSFSQFSIPTNGSASFNNDIDIQNIFSRVTGGQISNIDGEIRAQYSANLFFLNPAGIIFGQNASLNIGGSFVATTANSIKFADGVEFSATNPSNTPLLKMSVPIGLQMGSNAQPIQVNGKANDGIVPTNNLGIIGSPTKTIALVGGDINLTGGVITAPVGRIEIGAVGSGTVNLISTPTGLQLDYAQVQDFRDIHFTQRSSLWNPNPVGNPFGGIQVVGRDIRLDQSQIASANTGSGQGSNITVNAERSLFLGGINANAQAPSAWIVNQVAQTATGNGGAVKIQAGQLTLKDGAAIETLSLGRGAAGKVEVGADTVAISGTVAVKSPLLPTGSSSSRIASQTYASGDGGDVNVVARQLHLQESGVITTVVFPSATGHGGDISVKVAEDMTAIAAHPISFTPSGINAYTSGTGNSGNIHVSIGKLQLSDGGDIFTSAIRLARIPGTGSGNAGDVTVVAQQSIDMVGVHPILPTVASGIGSFTTGSGHGGNVSVTTPNLTMQAGTVLSASSLPVFGIFGDAKQSNNLGNSGNVSVNVAERLIITGINQFTQAPTLIGSMTLGNGEAGNVTIQTNQLVIQNGASINTSTQATGNAGALIIQANDILIGGQNIFSSSIAASAPILNETARQFYGLPDAPTGNAGRLNITTNSLKVRDGAYINLTNSGTGNAGQLSIQAEQIFLENGRIRATTASGQGGDINLDVADFLLLRDGSTITTEAGGNGNGGNITINAPVIVGLENSDIVANAFQGNGGNIDITTQGIIGLEYRSQLTSENDITASSKFGVNGTVEINNVGVDPNSGLVELPANITDTSQQIATGCADTSGSSFVATGRGGIPQNPTQDIRSDRTWSDVRDISAFQQTQPVKAQTPKSPETLVQATGVHRRLDGTIELVANKSSIPVPTQLTCKAISQ, encoded by the coding sequence ATGAAATTAACTTTTGTCGGGTTTGGTGTGCTAAGTGTAATCAGCTTATTTGCTGTTTATAACAATAGTGTTCACGCACAAGTAACTCCCGATAACACCCTCAAAACGCTTGTAGAAAGTAGTGGCAATAGTTACAGTATCAAGGATGGCACTCGTGTAGGCAACAATTTATTTCATAGCTTTAGTCAATTCTCTATCCCGACAAATGGTTCTGCATCATTTAATAATGACATTGATATTCAAAATATTTTTAGTCGAGTGACTGGTGGTCAGATTTCCAACATTGATGGTGAAATCCGCGCCCAGTATAGTGCCAATTTATTTTTCCTCAACCCAGCCGGGATTATTTTTGGGCAAAATGCCAGCTTAAATATTGGCGGTTCATTTGTAGCGACAACAGCAAATAGTATTAAATTTGCCGATGGCGTAGAATTTAGTGCCACGAATCCCAGTAATACACCATTGTTAAAAATGAGTGTACCTATTGGGTTGCAAATGGGTAGTAATGCACAACCAATTCAAGTCAATGGAAAAGCCAATGATGGGATTGTCCCGACCAATAATTTAGGCATAATTGGCAGTCCGACCAAAACCATTGCCTTAGTTGGTGGAGATATTAACTTGACAGGGGGTGTAATTACTGCACCAGTTGGTCGCATTGAAATCGGTGCAGTCGGGAGTGGGACAGTTAATTTAATATCCACACCCACAGGATTACAGCTAGATTATGCACAAGTGCAAGATTTCCGCGATATTCACTTTACACAACGCTCTTCCTTATGGAATCCCAATCCTGTAGGTAATCCGTTTGGCGGAATTCAGGTAGTAGGGAGAGACATTCGCCTCGACCAATCACAAATTGCTAGTGCAAATACAGGTAGTGGACAGGGTAGTAATATTACCGTGAATGCAGAGCGATCGCTGTTTTTGGGTGGAATCAATGCCAATGCTCAAGCTCCCAGTGCTTGGATTGTCAATCAGGTGGCGCAGACAGCAACGGGAAATGGGGGAGCAGTCAAGATTCAAGCCGGACAGTTGACTTTAAAAGATGGTGCAGCGATTGAAACCTTGAGCCTGGGTAGGGGAGCAGCAGGGAAGGTAGAGGTAGGAGCAGATACAGTTGCTATTAGTGGGACTGTTGCTGTCAAATCTCCTTTATTACCAACAGGAAGTAGCAGTAGCCGTATTGCTAGTCAAACTTACGCATCAGGAGATGGAGGAGATGTGAATGTAGTGGCGCGTCAATTGCATCTGCAAGAAAGTGGCGTAATTACAACGGTTGTCTTTCCTAGTGCAACTGGGCATGGGGGTGATATTTCCGTCAAGGTAGCAGAAGATATGACAGCGATCGCAGCTCATCCGATCAGTTTTACTCCTAGTGGAATTAATGCTTATACATCAGGGACTGGTAATAGCGGCAATATCCATGTCTCTATAGGAAAATTACAGCTTTCAGATGGAGGGGATATTTTTACCTCTGCTATCCGGTTGGCGAGAATACCTGGGACGGGTAGCGGTAATGCGGGTGATGTCACAGTAGTAGCACAGCAATCCATAGACATGGTAGGTGTACACCCAATCTTACCAACAGTGGCTAGTGGTATCGGTAGCTTTACTACAGGTTCTGGGCATGGGGGTAATGTGTCTGTTACTACTCCAAATTTGACAATGCAGGCTGGAACTGTGTTGTCGGCGAGCAGCTTACCAGTGTTTGGCATATTTGGCGATGCTAAACAATCAAATAATTTAGGAAATAGTGGCAATGTCAGTGTGAATGTGGCAGAACGCCTGATCATCACTGGCATCAATCAGTTCACTCAAGCTCCAACTTTGATCGGCAGTATGACATTAGGCAATGGGGAAGCAGGTAATGTGACGATTCAAACCAATCAATTAGTTATCCAAAATGGTGCATCAATCAACACCAGCACCCAAGCCACAGGCAATGCAGGGGCATTAATTATCCAGGCAAATGATATTTTAATAGGGGGGCAAAATATCTTCAGTTCTTCCATTGCTGCCAGTGCGCCCATTCTCAATGAGACTGCCAGACAATTTTATGGTTTACCAGATGCTCCTACGGGTAATGCAGGTAGATTGAATATTACAACCAACAGCCTCAAAGTCCGCGATGGTGCTTACATCAACCTGACAAACTCTGGAACAGGTAATGCGGGACAGTTAAGCATTCAAGCAGAGCAAATTTTTTTGGAGAACGGTCGTATTCGAGCGACTACTGCCTCTGGGCAAGGTGGCGACATCAATTTAGATGTTGCAGACTTTCTCTTGCTTCGTGATGGTAGTACAATCACAACAGAAGCAGGCGGTAATGGCAACGGTGGTAATATTACCATTAATGCTCCTGTCATCGTCGGATTAGAAAATAGTGATATTGTTGCTAATGCCTTTCAAGGCAATGGCGGTAATATTGACATTACCACTCAGGGAATTATCGGTTTAGAATATCGTTCACAACTGACCAGTGAAAATGATATTACTGCCAGTTCAAAGTTTGGGGTGAATGGCACAGTAGAAATTAATAATGTTGGTGTTGATCCCAATTCGGGTTTAGTTGAACTACCCGCGAATATTACCGATACATCCCAACAAATTGCTACTGGATGTGCTGATACAAGTGGTAGTAGTTTTGTCGCCACAGGACGGGGTGGAATACCACAAAATCCGACACAGGATATTAGGAGCGATCGCACTTGGTCTGATGTGCGCGACATCTCTGCATTCCAGCAAACACAACCAGTCAAAGCTCAAACACCAAAATCCCCAGAAACACTTGTCCAAGCAACAGGTGTACATCGTCGTCTCGATGGTACAATTGAACTAGTTGCCAATAAATCTTCTATTCCTGTACCAACACAATTAACCTGTAAAGCTATTTCTCAATAG